From the genome of Mucilaginibacter paludis DSM 18603:
AGGGCGCAAAAGGTTTTCAGATCAGTCCCCTGATGCAGGAAAAGATGGTCTTTGCAGGTCAATACGATAACTATGGGAGTTGCAATAAATTGATAGAGGTTTTTCTTAACAGGCAGGTTTCTACTTCACAGGTGTTACGGGTAACCAATGCTTATGGAGCAGAATTCGGATTGGAAGACCAATCAAAGCGTACTTTAGGGCCACCTGTGAAGCAGGAAGGGGTATATGCGATGGTAGATGGCAGCATGATCCTGACCCGTGGTGGATGGAAGGAAACCAAATTAGGACGGGTCTTTAAGTCAGGTGACTGTATAAAGGATGGATCAGACAAAGGCAGTATCTTGCAATCTCAATACATAGCTCATTTAGGAGGGAATAAGCCGTTTTGCCGTGCCATGAGTGAACTGCTGGATGCATACGGTGGCAATTCCTTGGGTGAACACTTGGTTCTGATCAATGACGGAGCAACCTGGATACACCAATGGTGTAAGGATATTTATCCTAAGGCGGTTCATGTATTAGATTATTACCATGCTGTTGAACACTTGTATGGATTTATCACATTGGCCTTTAAAGATATAGAAACGGGCAGAACATGGGGCAAAAGCATAGAAAAGCTATTAATGGAGAGTAAAGTTGAACAAGTCATTCAAGAGATACAAAATCACGGTACAGAAAACAAAAAGGCGCAGGAGGCTAAGGAAGGCTTGATCAACTATTATGAACAAAATAAGGAGAGAATGGATTATGCACGGTATGCAAAAATCGGTTCCGGTATTATCGGTTCTGGGGCCATTGAATCCGCCCATAGAACAGTAATTCAAAAGAGGCTTAAACAATCTGGGCAAAGATGGGGAATTAAAGGTGCTCAGAACGTACTCAATTTAAGGGTAGTATATATGAGCAATCAATGGAATAAAGTGATTGATCTCATAAAAACAGAACAAGCTAAAGCTGCTTTTAATAATATCGCTGCCTAACGACAATTTGATTTGCACCCTTAAAAACCGTGATCTGCTTATTTTAACAAGCGATTATTATCTTTGCCGGAAACGATTAAAAATTTTATGACGAAACTTACAATCAACAACAACGGATCGGTAAAAATTGAGGGCGACTTTGAAATTGTAGATATGCAGGGCAATAACTACGGCTTGCAGGGGCGTACCGTTGTTTCTATTTGCCGCTGTGGCTTATCTGCCAACAAACCTTTTTGCGATGGATCGCACAAGGGGCATTTTGAGCATGATGCCAAGGCATTTGACCTGCCACCACGTAAAGTATAAATATAACCATACTTAAATAAAGCATACTTAAAGCCCTTTAACCAGGGCTTTTTTATTTAATTAAATTTAGATGAAGGATATACTGGGGCAAGCCCTGCACGATTTTTATTATCAAAACAAACCTGATACGCTTTGGATCCATAACCAATATGGCCCCAAGGAGGATATGCCCGTAGAAATATATTTCAGAGAGCCAGATGAGATGCCCGAAGCCGAGCTTATGGCCCTGCAACTTTGCCGCGGCAAGGTACTTGATATTGGCGCCGGCGCAGGTAGCCATGCCCTTGTTTTGCAACAAAAAGGATTTGATGTTACCGCTATTGATATTTCGGGCATGGCCGTAGCCGTAATGCAGGCACGCGGTGTTGCAAAAACACAGGAAGCGGACGTTTTTGTTTATAACCAGGGGAAATACGATACGCTTTTGTTGCTCATGAATGGCATTGGGCTGAGCGGCACCCTACCAAATCTCGATGTGTTTTTACGCCATGCCCAAACATTGTTGAAACCAGGTGGACAACTACTGTTCGACTCATCGGACATCGCTTACCTGTACGAAGGGAAATTACCCAACTCGGACAAATACTACGGTGAGCTTTACTACCAGTACGAATATAAAAAGCAGAAAACAGAATGGTTCAACTGGCTTTATATCGACCAGCAAACACTAAAAGATGCAGCCTCTAAAGAGGGATGGACAGCGGATATTTTATACCAGGATGAATATGACCAGTACCTGGCCAAACTGAGCCCCCCAGCCCCCTGAAGGCATATGCGTCAACCTAAGGTAAAAAGGCAATATCGAAATCCTGTTCAAAATTGGGTCTGACTCTTTTATCGTAGGAGCAGTACCTG
Proteins encoded in this window:
- a CDS encoding class I SAM-dependent methyltransferase, yielding MKDILGQALHDFYYQNKPDTLWIHNQYGPKEDMPVEIYFREPDEMPEAELMALQLCRGKVLDIGAGAGSHALVLQQKGFDVTAIDISGMAVAVMQARGVAKTQEADVFVYNQGKYDTLLLLMNGIGLSGTLPNLDVFLRHAQTLLKPGGQLLFDSSDIAYLYEGKLPNSDKYYGELYYQYEYKKQKTEWFNWLYIDQQTLKDAASKEGWTADILYQDEYDQYLAKLSPPAP
- a CDS encoding CDGSH iron-sulfur domain-containing protein, giving the protein MTKLTINNNGSVKIEGDFEIVDMQGNNYGLQGRTVVSICRCGLSANKPFCDGSHKGHFEHDAKAFDLPPRKV